A single genomic interval of Stenotrophomonas sp. ZAC14D1_NAIMI4_1 harbors:
- the mrcB gene encoding penicillin-binding protein 1B, whose product MPRRYDSDDIDDSDDDLQDSGPLWRRRLITWTMAAVALGLGFLIPYTLYLNQQVTQRFGELRWQIPTRVYARPLVLVPGKAMDAATLKTELAASAYRDDGQGKDPATYAVQGGRFTISSRGYNDVDGHVAAKRVELSLSGGSIASLRDADSRKALKAARLDPARIATLYGQKQEERRLIRMNEAPDLLVTGLQAVEDKDFNRHHGIDLSGIARAVWVTIRSGGQSRQGASTLTQQLARSGLLGIGKEQTLTRKFNEVLYALIMEARYDKRTIFEAYLNQVYLGQRGSQAIHGMSSGAEFWFGRDLSSLDTEHIALLIGLVKGPSYYDPRRNPERATDRRNFVLGKLHEATLIDDAEYQRALKAPLGVPKSPGLVAANRFPAYVDLVRRQLGHDYPESALQGAGLSVMSGMSPSAQAYAEGAVTRTIKSLESKRRPELQAGLVMTDVHNGDVVAVIGSREVSEVGFNRAIEAQRPVGSLLKPFVYLLALAQPNRYSLASWVDDSPVTVQLGRGRNWSPGNADNRSHGTVRLIDALAHSYNQATVRVGMDVGPERVTQLIHVLAGIKADPNPAVILGSTDQSPYAMAQLYQFLASGGEIQPLHAVRGVLDPQGKLLKRYDKTPAPAQEGDSIAANLISIGLQQVVASGTAQRLNADGLGRLQPAGKTGTTNDGRDSWYAGYTGDHLAVIWMGNDQNEQAGLYGATGSMRVWSGIFQRLPSAPLKVSNKGLDWQSVAGTGTNSTDEGCPDARRFPFVVGYAPAYAPCAPAALPEEQGGESEGGGWRSWFGLDRKQEPPAEPAAAPATATPPPSR is encoded by the coding sequence GTGCCCCGACGCTACGATTCCGACGACATCGACGATTCCGACGACGACCTGCAGGACTCCGGACCGCTGTGGCGCCGCCGGCTGATCACCTGGACCATGGCGGCAGTCGCGCTGGGACTGGGTTTCCTGATCCCCTACACGCTGTACCTGAATCAACAGGTCACCCAGCGTTTCGGCGAGCTGCGCTGGCAGATTCCGACCCGTGTCTACGCGCGCCCGCTGGTGCTGGTGCCCGGCAAGGCCATGGACGCGGCCACGCTGAAGACCGAACTGGCCGCCTCGGCCTACCGTGATGATGGACAGGGCAAGGACCCGGCCACCTACGCGGTGCAGGGCGGGCGCTTCACCATCTCCAGCCGCGGCTACAACGATGTCGATGGCCACGTCGCCGCCAAGCGGGTGGAACTGTCGCTGTCCGGCGGCAGCATCGCCTCGCTGCGTGATGCCGATTCGCGCAAGGCGCTGAAAGCGGCCCGCCTCGATCCGGCCCGCATTGCCACGCTGTACGGGCAGAAGCAGGAAGAGCGCCGCCTGATCCGCATGAACGAAGCGCCGGACCTGCTGGTGACCGGCCTGCAGGCGGTGGAGGACAAGGACTTCAACCGCCATCACGGCATCGACCTGTCCGGCATCGCGCGCGCGGTGTGGGTGACCATCCGTTCCGGTGGCCAGAGCCGCCAGGGCGCATCCACGCTGACCCAGCAGCTTGCCCGCAGCGGCCTGCTCGGCATCGGCAAGGAGCAGACCCTTACCCGCAAGTTCAATGAAGTGCTGTATGCGCTGATCATGGAAGCGCGCTACGACAAGCGCACCATTTTCGAGGCATACCTGAACCAGGTGTACCTGGGCCAGCGCGGCAGCCAGGCGATCCACGGCATGTCTTCCGGCGCCGAGTTCTGGTTCGGCCGCGACCTGTCCTCGCTGGATACCGAGCACATCGCGCTGCTGATCGGCCTGGTCAAGGGCCCGTCCTACTACGACCCGCGACGCAACCCGGAACGGGCGACCGACCGCCGCAACTTCGTGCTGGGCAAGCTGCACGAAGCAACGCTGATCGACGACGCCGAGTACCAGCGTGCGCTGAAGGCGCCGCTGGGCGTACCCAAGAGCCCAGGCCTGGTGGCGGCCAACCGCTTCCCCGCCTACGTCGACCTGGTGCGGCGCCAGCTCGGCCATGACTACCCCGAATCGGCCCTGCAGGGCGCCGGCCTGAGCGTGATGTCCGGCATGTCGCCGTCCGCGCAGGCCTACGCCGAAGGTGCGGTGACCCGCACCATCAAATCGCTGGAAAGCAAGCGTCGCCCCGAGCTGCAGGCCGGCCTGGTGATGACCGACGTGCACAATGGCGACGTGGTGGCGGTGATCGGCAGCCGCGAGGTATCCGAAGTCGGCTTCAACCGCGCGATCGAGGCACAGCGCCCGGTGGGCTCGCTGCTGAAGCCGTTTGTGTACCTGCTGGCCCTGGCCCAGCCCAACCGCTATTCGCTGGCCAGCTGGGTGGACGATTCGCCGGTGACGGTGCAGCTCGGCCGTGGCCGCAACTGGAGCCCGGGCAACGCGGACAACCGCAGCCACGGCACGGTGCGCCTGATCGATGCGCTGGCCCATTCCTACAACCAGGCCACGGTGCGCGTGGGCATGGACGTGGGCCCGGAGCGGGTGACCCAGCTGATCCACGTGCTGGCCGGCATCAAGGCCGATCCCAATCCGGCGGTGATCCTCGGCTCGACCGACCAGAGCCCGTATGCGATGGCCCAGCTGTACCAGTTCCTGGCCTCCGGCGGCGAGATCCAGCCGCTGCATGCCGTGCGTGGCGTGCTTGATCCGCAGGGCAAGCTGCTCAAGCGCTATGACAAGACCCCGGCACCGGCCCAGGAAGGCGATTCGATTGCCGCCAACCTGATCAGCATCGGCCTGCAGCAGGTGGTGGCCAGCGGCACTGCGCAGCGCCTGAACGCCGATGGCCTGGGCCGCCTGCAGCCGGCCGGCAAGACCGGTACCACCAACGATGGCCGCGACAGCTGGTATGCCGGTTACACCGGTGACCATCTGGCGGTGATCTGGATGGGCAACGACCAGAACGAGCAGGCTGGCCTGTACGGCGCCACCGGCTCGATGCGGGTCTGGTCGGGCATCTTCCAGCGCCTGCCGAGTGCGCCGCTGAAGGTCAGCAACAAGGGCCTGGACTGGCAGTCGGTGGCTGGCACCGGTACCAACAGCACCGATGAAGGTTGCCCCGACGCCCGTCGTTTCCCGTTCGTGGTCGGCTACGCGCCGGCCTACGCGCCCTGCGCCCCGGCCGCATTGCCGGAGGAGCAGGGAGGCGAGAGCGAAGGCGGCGGCTGGCGCAGCTGGTTCGGCCTGGACCGCAAGCAGGAACCGCCGGCCGAGCCGGCGGCAGCGCCTGCCACCGCCACTCCTCCTCCCAGCCGGTGA
- a CDS encoding response regulator: MARIVLIEDSPTDRAVFTQWLRRAGHEVLEADNAEDGLQLVRDQVPQLVLMDVVLPGMSGFQATRAMARDAAIKHIPVIIVSTKAMETDKAWGLRQGAADYIVKPPREEDLIARINELVA, translated from the coding sequence ATGGCTCGTATCGTCCTGATCGAGGATTCACCGACCGACCGCGCGGTGTTCACCCAGTGGCTGCGCCGTGCCGGCCACGAGGTGCTGGAAGCGGACAACGCCGAGGATGGCCTGCAGCTGGTGCGTGACCAGGTTCCGCAGCTGGTGCTGATGGACGTGGTCCTGCCCGGCATGAGCGGGTTCCAGGCCACCCGTGCGATGGCCCGCGACGCGGCGATCAAGCACATTCCGGTAATCATCGTCAGCACCAAGGCGATGGAGACCGACAAGGCATGGGGCCTGCGCCAGGGCGCGGCCGATTACATCGTCAAGCCGCCGCGCGAGGAAGACCTGATCGCGCGCATCAACGAACTGGTGGCCTGA
- the tsaB gene encoding tRNA (adenosine(37)-N6)-threonylcarbamoyltransferase complex dimerization subunit type 1 TsaB, protein MKLLAFETATEACSVALHVDGQVLERFEIAPRRHAELSLPWAEALLAEAGISRRQLDGIALSRGPGAFTGVRLAIAIAQGIALALDRPLLPVSTLQVLALRAPAEEDQILSAIDARMGELYVARFERVDGLPVARDAERVCAPAAVALPDGLQAYGVGTGFGAAEGALVAQLGAGLRGFDAAALPRASDVLALAVPAFARGEGMAAEKVEPAYLRDNVALTLVEQQAAREAKAKANG, encoded by the coding sequence ATGAAACTGCTCGCCTTTGAAACCGCCACCGAAGCCTGTTCCGTTGCCCTGCATGTCGATGGGCAGGTGCTGGAGCGCTTCGAGATCGCCCCGCGCCGCCATGCCGAACTGAGCCTGCCGTGGGCCGAGGCGCTGCTGGCTGAAGCCGGCATCAGCCGCCGCCAGCTGGATGGCATCGCGCTCAGTCGGGGCCCCGGCGCGTTCACCGGCGTGCGCCTGGCAATCGCGATCGCGCAGGGCATCGCGCTGGCGCTGGACCGGCCGCTGCTGCCGGTATCGACGCTGCAGGTGCTGGCGCTGCGTGCGCCGGCGGAAGAAGACCAGATCCTGTCGGCGATCGATGCGCGGATGGGCGAGTTGTACGTCGCGCGCTTCGAGCGCGTGGACGGCCTGCCGGTGGCGCGCGATGCCGAGCGTGTCTGCGCACCGGCGGCGGTGGCGCTGCCGGACGGACTGCAGGCCTACGGTGTCGGCACCGGTTTCGGCGCGGCCGAGGGCGCGCTGGTGGCACAGCTGGGCGCAGGCCTGCGTGGCTTCGATGCAGCAGCATTGCCTCGCGCATCGGACGTGCTGGCGCTGGCAGTGCCCGCGTTCGCCCGTGGCGAAGGCATGGCGGCGGAGAAGGTCGAGCCGGCCTATCTGCGTGACAACGTCGCGCTGACCCTGGTCGAGCAGCAGGCCGCCCGCGAGGCGAAGGCGAAAGCCAACGGCTGA
- the pilG gene encoding twitching motility response regulator PilG, producing the protein MTENTTAGGELAGLRVMVIDDSKTIRRTAETLLKREGCEVVTATDGFEALAKIADQQPQIIFVDIMMPRLDGYQTCALIKGNQLFKATPVIMLSSKDGLFDKARGRIVGSEQYLTKPFTREELLGAIRTYVNA; encoded by the coding sequence ATGACTGAAAACACGACTGCGGGCGGGGAGCTCGCAGGACTCCGGGTGATGGTCATCGATGACTCGAAGACCATCCGCAGGACTGCGGAAACACTGCTGAAGCGCGAAGGCTGCGAAGTAGTGACCGCGACCGATGGCTTCGAGGCCCTGGCCAAGATCGCCGACCAGCAGCCACAGATCATCTTCGTGGACATCATGATGCCCCGTCTCGACGGGTATCAGACCTGCGCGCTGATCAAGGGCAACCAGCTGTTCAAGGCGACGCCGGTGATCATGCTGTCCTCCAAGGACGGCCTGTTCGACAAGGCCCGCGGGCGCATCGTCGGCTCGGAACAGTACCTGACCAAGCCTTTCACGCGTGAAGAACTGCTGGGTGCCATCCGCACATACGTCAACGCCTGA
- the gshB gene encoding glutathione synthase — protein sequence MPLNVIVVMDPIAHIKIAKDTTFAMLLEAQRRGHALHYVRPGGLALEGGVAVAQTAPLQVRDDPAGWYELGAFSRTVFGPGQIVLMRKDPPVDAEYVYDTQVLDVAAAAGACVVNNPQGLRDYNEKLAALLFPQCCPPTLVSRDAKALKAFALEHGQAVLKPLDGMGGRSIFRSGQGDPNLNVILETLTDGGRKLALAQKFIPDITAGDKRILLVDGEPVDYCLARIPQGDEFRGNLAAGGRGEGRPLSERDRWIAAQVGPEMKRRGMRFVGLDVIGDYLTEVNVTSPTCVRELDAQYGLNIAGTLFDAIEAGLR from the coding sequence ATGCCGTTGAACGTCATCGTGGTGATGGACCCCATCGCCCACATCAAGATCGCCAAGGACACCACGTTCGCCATGCTGCTGGAAGCCCAGCGCCGCGGCCACGCCCTGCATTACGTGCGGCCGGGCGGCCTGGCGCTGGAAGGCGGCGTGGCCGTGGCCCAGACCGCCCCGCTGCAGGTGCGCGACGACCCCGCCGGCTGGTACGAGCTTGGCGCATTCAGCCGCACCGTGTTCGGCCCCGGCCAGATCGTGCTGATGCGCAAGGACCCGCCGGTTGATGCCGAATACGTCTATGACACCCAGGTGCTGGACGTGGCCGCCGCTGCCGGCGCCTGCGTGGTCAACAACCCGCAGGGCCTGCGCGACTACAACGAGAAGCTGGCCGCCCTGCTGTTCCCGCAGTGCTGCCCGCCGACCCTGGTCAGCCGCGACGCCAAGGCGCTGAAGGCCTTCGCCCTGGAACACGGCCAGGCCGTGCTGAAGCCGCTGGACGGCATGGGCGGTCGCTCCATCTTCCGCAGCGGCCAGGGCGATCCGAACCTGAATGTGATCCTGGAAACCCTGACCGACGGCGGCCGCAAGCTGGCGCTGGCCCAGAAGTTCATCCCCGACATCACCGCCGGCGACAAGCGCATCCTGCTGGTCGACGGTGAACCGGTGGACTACTGCCTGGCGCGCATCCCGCAGGGTGACGAGTTCCGCGGCAACCTGGCCGCCGGTGGCCGCGGCGAAGGCCGCCCGCTCAGCGAGCGTGACCGCTGGATCGCCGCCCAGGTCGGGCCGGAGATGAAGCGCCGCGGCATGCGCTTCGTCGGCCTGGACGTGATCGGCGATTACCTGACCGAAGTGAACGTGACCAGCCCGACCTGCGTGCGCGAACTGGACGCGCAGTACGGCCTGAACATCGCCGGCACCCTGTTTGACGCGATCGAGGCCGGCCTGCGCTGA
- a CDS encoding energy transducer TonB has product MDAAPAVLAPPPREAQRLGATLALSVIVHALLILGVGFAVKGEAPLVPTLEVIFSQTRTALTPKQADFLAAASQEGGGEHDRAQRPRDNQTGIVPQAQAGLSPVPQQQQSAAPVPPPQARVVSSRNGEDTVAQAQARPTPLEPTPDAAQTAREQRDAEMARLAAEVHLRSAQYAKRPNRKFVSASTREYAYANYLRAWVDRAEQVGNLNYPDEARQRRLGGQVVISVGVRRDGSVESSRILKSSGTPLLDEAALRVIRLAQPFPALPKTDDGVDILQVTRTWVFLPGGELRDDR; this is encoded by the coding sequence ATGGACGCCGCACCCGCTGTGCTGGCCCCGCCGCCGCGCGAAGCGCAGCGGCTGGGGGCCACCCTTGCCCTGTCGGTCATCGTCCACGCCCTGCTGATCCTGGGCGTGGGCTTTGCCGTGAAGGGCGAGGCGCCGCTGGTGCCGACGCTGGAAGTGATCTTCAGCCAGACACGCACGGCGCTGACGCCCAAGCAGGCGGATTTCCTGGCGGCGGCCAGCCAGGAAGGCGGCGGCGAGCATGACCGTGCGCAGCGCCCGCGTGACAACCAGACCGGCATCGTGCCGCAGGCCCAGGCCGGGCTGAGCCCGGTGCCGCAGCAACAGCAGTCGGCCGCGCCGGTGCCGCCACCGCAGGCGCGGGTGGTCAGCAGCCGCAATGGCGAGGACACCGTGGCGCAGGCGCAGGCCCGCCCCACCCCGCTGGAGCCGACCCCGGACGCGGCGCAGACCGCGCGCGAGCAGCGTGATGCGGAAATGGCCCGGCTCGCCGCCGAGGTGCACCTGCGCTCGGCGCAGTACGCCAAGCGCCCGAACCGCAAGTTCGTCTCGGCCAGCACGCGCGAATACGCCTATGCCAACTACCTGCGCGCGTGGGTGGACCGCGCCGAGCAGGTGGGCAACCTGAACTACCCGGACGAAGCGCGCCAGCGCCGGCTGGGCGGCCAGGTGGTGATCAGCGTGGGGGTGCGCCGCGATGGCAGCGTGGAAAGCAGCCGCATCCTGAAATCCAGTGGTACACCGTTGCTGGATGAGGCGGCCTTGCGGGTGATCAGGCTGGCGCAGCCGTTCCCGGCGCTGCCGAAGACGGATGATGGCGTGGATATCCTGCAGGTGACCCGGACGTGGGTGTTCCTGCCGGGTGGCGAACTGCGCGACGACCGGTAG
- a CDS encoding ATP-dependent DNA helicase — protein MSDLVHASREALSEGGALASHLDAFVPRPAQLRLTEAIADALQQRDLLLAEAGTGTGKTFAYLVPVLLSGLRTIISTGTRALQDQLYHRDLPRVRQALGVGLRSALLKGRANYLCRYRLQQARGEPRFSSPEQAAQFQRILAWSGRSQFGDIAELDGLADDSPLLPMVTSTVDNCLGTDCPFWDDCFVVHARQRAQAADVVVVNHHLLLADLALKQDGFGELLPGAQAFVIDEAHQLPELAAQFFGEGFGMRPWQELGRDCLAEARGVGGAQSALQEPVDQLQQALLALRLAMEGLPSRGTQWRALAMPQVREGFDMAMSCLVALEQALQPLREAAAGLDACHARAREAVSRLARWLGDDEPTLDFDTDPAELASAADVLWYELTPRGFRCQRTPMDVSGPLREHRERSRAAWIFTSATLTVGGGFEHITTRLGLDDPHTLVQPSPFNWPEQALCYLPEGLPDPAARGFGTALIQALRPVLQASQGRAFLLFASHRALREAAEALRDGPWPLFVQGEAPRATLLQRFRDSGNGVLLGSASFREGVDVVGEALSVVVIDKLPFAAPDDPVYEARLEAIRSQGGNPFRDEQLPQAVIALKQGVGRLIRSETDRGVLVLCDPRLLNRGYGRVFLDSLPPFRRTRALADVQAFFAPQWSPVAEDAAAPTAPAPAPGPEPAPGATFPLF, from the coding sequence ATGTCCGACCTCGTCCATGCCAGCCGCGAAGCGCTCAGCGAAGGCGGCGCGCTCGCCTCGCACCTGGATGCCTTCGTCCCGCGTCCCGCGCAGCTGCGCCTGACCGAGGCCATCGCCGATGCGCTGCAGCAGCGCGATCTGCTGCTGGCCGAGGCCGGCACCGGTACCGGCAAGACCTTCGCCTACCTGGTGCCGGTGCTGCTGTCCGGCCTGCGCACCATCATCTCCACCGGCACCCGTGCGCTGCAGGACCAGCTCTACCATCGCGACCTGCCGCGCGTGCGCCAGGCGCTGGGCGTCGGCCTGCGCAGCGCGCTGCTGAAGGGCCGCGCCAACTACCTGTGCCGCTACCGGTTGCAGCAGGCACGGGGCGAACCGCGCTTTTCCAGCCCCGAACAGGCCGCGCAGTTCCAGCGCATCCTCGCCTGGTCCGGTCGCTCCCAGTTCGGTGACATCGCCGAGCTGGATGGACTGGCCGACGATTCGCCGCTGCTGCCCATGGTGACCTCCACCGTCGACAACTGCCTGGGCACCGACTGCCCGTTCTGGGACGACTGCTTTGTCGTGCACGCGCGGCAACGCGCGCAGGCGGCCGACGTGGTGGTGGTCAACCACCACCTGCTGCTGGCCGACCTGGCCCTGAAACAGGATGGCTTCGGCGAACTGCTGCCGGGTGCGCAGGCGTTTGTCATCGACGAGGCACACCAGTTGCCCGAACTGGCCGCGCAGTTCTTCGGCGAAGGCTTCGGCATGCGCCCATGGCAGGAACTGGGCCGCGATTGCCTGGCCGAGGCGCGTGGCGTGGGCGGGGCGCAGTCGGCGCTGCAGGAACCCGTCGACCAGCTGCAGCAGGCGCTGCTGGCGCTGCGCCTGGCGATGGAAGGGCTGCCATCGCGTGGCACGCAGTGGCGCGCGCTGGCGATGCCGCAGGTACGCGAGGGCTTCGACATGGCGATGAGCTGCCTGGTGGCGCTGGAACAGGCGCTGCAGCCGCTGCGCGAAGCCGCCGCCGGCCTTGATGCCTGCCACGCCCGTGCACGCGAAGCCGTTTCGCGGCTGGCGCGCTGGCTGGGCGACGACGAACCCACCCTGGATTTCGACACCGACCCGGCTGAGCTGGCGAGTGCCGCCGACGTGCTCTGGTACGAACTCACGCCGCGCGGTTTCCGCTGCCAGCGCACGCCGATGGATGTGTCCGGGCCGCTGCGCGAGCACCGCGAGCGCAGCCGCGCCGCCTGGATCTTCACCTCGGCCACGCTGACCGTGGGCGGGGGCTTCGAGCACATCACCACCCGCCTGGGCCTGGATGATCCGCACACGCTGGTCCAGCCGAGTCCGTTCAACTGGCCCGAGCAGGCGCTGTGCTACCTGCCGGAAGGCCTGCCCGATCCGGCGGCGCGCGGCTTCGGCACGGCGCTCATCCAGGCCCTGCGGCCGGTGCTGCAGGCCTCGCAGGGCAGGGCATTCCTGCTGTTTGCCTCGCACCGTGCGCTGCGCGAGGCGGCCGAGGCACTGCGCGATGGGCCGTGGCCGTTGTTCGTGCAGGGCGAGGCGCCGCGCGCCACGTTGCTGCAGCGCTTCCGCGATTCCGGCAACGGCGTGCTGCTCGGTTCGGCCAGCTTCCGCGAAGGCGTGGACGTGGTGGGCGAGGCGCTGAGCGTGGTGGTGATCGACAAACTGCCGTTCGCCGCGCCGGATGACCCGGTCTATGAAGCACGGCTGGAGGCGATCCGCAGCCAGGGCGGCAATCCGTTCCGCGACGAGCAGTTGCCGCAGGCGGTGATCGCCCTCAAGCAGGGCGTGGGCCGGCTGATCCGCAGCGAGACCGATCGCGGCGTGCTGGTGCTGTGCGACCCGCGCCTGCTCAACCGTGGCTATGGCCGGGTGTTCCTCGATTCCCTGCCGCCGTTCCGCCGCACCCGCGCGCTGGCCGATGTGCAGGCCTTCTTTGCGCCACAATGGTCGCCCGTGGCCGAGGACGCCGCCGCCCCGACCGCCCCGGCCCCCGCGCCGGGTCCGGAGCCGGCCCCCGGTGCCACGTTCCCCCTGTTCTGA